The proteins below come from a single Dinghuibacter silviterrae genomic window:
- a CDS encoding sugar kinase, whose protein sequence is MTAAFGELLLRLHSSDARRFLQSDAYNAYYAGAEANVGVLLSRLGVPVRYITRLPENDLARAGVEQLRAHGIDTGHILYGGDRLGVYFTEQGNGIRPTRVIYDRAGSSYAGLQPGMIDWASCFEGVSHFHWSGIAAAVSQGAADACREALVRADEKGIVISCDFNYRSMLWKYGKHPREVMGDLLPFSRIAVADLDSVNVYCGIDTDREAGFEDRFVQCVQALHSVFPSLQTLAMSFRRHQTYSGALWHKDGYFFAPGYDLPYVTDPIGAGDAFTGGLLYGIMNGLPGLNIIQFATACGALKQSIVGDWAILNLAEIEHFIQSGLSGRVIR, encoded by the coding sequence ATGACAGCAGCCTTCGGTGAATTACTGCTTCGCCTGCACAGCAGCGACGCCAGGCGTTTCCTCCAAAGTGACGCTTATAACGCCTATTACGCCGGGGCGGAAGCCAACGTGGGGGTACTCCTGTCGCGGCTGGGCGTCCCCGTCCGGTACATCACCCGCCTCCCCGAAAACGACCTGGCCAGGGCGGGTGTCGAACAGCTCCGGGCACACGGCATCGACACCGGTCACATCCTTTACGGCGGTGACCGGCTGGGCGTATATTTCACCGAACAGGGCAACGGCATCCGGCCGACCCGTGTCATTTATGACAGGGCCGGTTCCTCCTACGCCGGTCTGCAACCCGGCATGATCGACTGGGCTTCCTGTTTCGAAGGCGTCTCCCACTTCCATTGGTCCGGCATCGCCGCCGCGGTGTCCCAGGGCGCCGCCGACGCCTGCCGTGAAGCGTTGGTCCGGGCCGACGAAAAAGGAATCGTCATCAGCTGCGACTTCAACTACCGGTCCATGTTGTGGAAGTACGGCAAACACCCCCGGGAGGTCATGGGCGACCTGTTGCCCTTTAGCCGCATCGCCGTGGCCGACCTCGATTCCGTCAATGTATACTGCGGCATAGACACCGACCGCGAGGCCGGTTTTGAAGACCGTTTCGTCCAATGCGTCCAGGCGCTGCATAGCGTGTTCCCATCCCTTCAAACCCTCGCTATGAGCTTCCGGCGGCATCAGACGTATTCGGGGGCGCTTTGGCACAAGGACGGCTACTTCTTTGCGCCCGGTTACGACCTGCCGTATGTCACCGATCCCATCGGCGCCGGGGACGCCTTTACCGGGGGATTGTTGTATGGGATCATGAACGGGCTGCCTGGTCTTAACATCATCCAATTCGCCACTGCCTGCGGCGCCCTTAAACAAAGCATCGTCGGGGACTGGGCCATCCTCAACCTGGCGGAGATAGAACACTTTATCCAAAGCGGCCTGTCCGGCCGCGTCATCCGTTAA
- a CDS encoding RidA family protein: protein MNADERFLTLGLSLPPAPAPLGVYKPFLIDGKYLYLSGHGPVQDDKTLIIGRIGRDLDPDQGKLAARQVGLTMLSTIRTHVGPLHQVKRVLKVLGMVNCTPEFERHPFVINGCSELFASVWGEEHGIGVRSAVGFGSLPDNIPVEIEAIFELQ from the coding sequence ATGAACGCAGACGAGCGATTTCTTACCCTGGGGCTAAGCCTTCCACCGGCCCCGGCCCCTTTGGGTGTCTACAAACCTTTTTTGATCGATGGCAAGTACCTCTACCTATCCGGTCACGGCCCCGTGCAAGACGACAAAACGCTGATCATCGGCCGGATCGGCCGCGACCTCGACCCCGACCAGGGCAAGCTGGCCGCCCGCCAGGTCGGGCTCACTATGTTGTCCACCATCCGCACCCACGTCGGCCCCCTTCACCAGGTCAAACGCGTGCTCAAGGTCCTCGGGATGGTCAACTGCACCCCCGAATTCGAACGGCATCCTTTTGTCATCAACGGCTGCAGCGAACTTTTCGCTTCCGTCTGGGGCGAGGAGCACGGGATCGGGGTCCGCAGCGCCGTCGGTTTTGGGTCCTTACCCGACAACATTCCTGTCGAAATTGAAGCTATATTTGAATTGCAATGA
- a CDS encoding SusD/RagB family nutrient-binding outer membrane lipoprotein, translating to MRLSIFSVLLVLGASSCTKNFTTLNTNPDATSTPVPSLLFTKALYDGMGNGQGIYGSSTADFLLGTMQYTTSYNDVAGWGSKYVSSQISQSYTMFNAAYPDEINELGIVLKTLRNDTAHVNLYAEARIWRVYCFSRLTDLYGDIPYSQAGLGYDSSVYKPAYDSQQSIYMDMFNELSGAIASMDVSKTTYGAADLIYGGNTVEWTKFAYSLMLRLGMRLTNVDPATAQTWVTKAIAGGVITADADIAKMPYIATGQKINQNSLVLDLWSNDYIAQNGNTNTEGGKYQAVWIDSLLAYNDPRLPVLSVVWVNGQPDTAVSVQQGMSPDINNVKPANFVTYSEPNPATVLLLGSPKLVFTAAESDFLLAEAALRGWYTGATAAALYQNGIAAAMRQWGIIAPGAGTIPTAQINAYIAAHPLNTAGTMAQQMQQIYTQFWFGIFPDAQEVFATYRRTGYPALVPNNYPGNVTGGQIFRRMEYPLSEQNLNAASYAAAIARQGPDDFLTHIWWDK from the coding sequence ATGCGCTTGTCTATATTTTCTGTGTTGCTGGTTCTTGGCGCGTCCTCGTGTACCAAGAATTTCACGACCCTCAATACAAACCCCGACGCCACGTCCACGCCTGTCCCTTCCCTCCTTTTTACAAAGGCGCTCTATGACGGTATGGGGAATGGCCAGGGCATTTACGGAAGCAGCACCGCCGACTTCCTGTTGGGTACGATGCAGTACACCACGAGCTATAACGACGTAGCGGGGTGGGGGTCCAAATACGTTTCCAGCCAGATTTCCCAGTCGTATACAATGTTTAACGCGGCCTATCCCGACGAGATCAACGAGCTCGGGATCGTCCTGAAAACGCTCCGTAACGACACCGCACACGTCAATCTTTACGCGGAGGCGCGCATCTGGCGGGTGTATTGTTTCAGCCGCCTGACCGACCTCTATGGCGATATACCCTATTCCCAGGCCGGTTTGGGGTATGATTCCTCAGTATACAAACCTGCGTACGATTCCCAACAGTCCATCTATATGGACATGTTCAATGAATTGTCCGGCGCTATTGCGAGCATGGATGTGTCGAAAACGACGTATGGCGCCGCCGACCTGATCTATGGCGGCAATACCGTGGAATGGACAAAATTTGCCTACTCCCTGATGCTCCGGCTCGGGATGCGGCTGACCAATGTCGATCCCGCCACCGCACAGACCTGGGTCACTAAAGCAATCGCCGGGGGTGTCATCACCGCCGATGCCGACATTGCAAAGATGCCCTACATCGCCACCGGTCAGAAGATCAACCAGAACTCGCTGGTGCTCGACCTTTGGTCAAACGACTATATCGCCCAGAACGGGAATACCAACACCGAGGGCGGTAAATACCAGGCGGTCTGGATCGATTCCCTCTTAGCCTACAACGACCCCCGGCTACCCGTGCTCTCCGTCGTCTGGGTCAATGGACAGCCCGATACCGCCGTATCCGTTCAGCAAGGCATGTCCCCCGACATCAACAACGTCAAACCCGCCAACTTCGTCACCTACTCCGAACCCAACCCCGCCACGGTTTTGTTGCTGGGGTCGCCAAAGCTCGTTTTTACCGCCGCGGAATCCGATTTCCTGCTCGCCGAAGCCGCCCTCCGGGGTTGGTATACCGGCGCCACCGCCGCCGCGTTGTATCAAAACGGGATCGCCGCCGCCATGCGCCAGTGGGGCATCATCGCGCCAGGCGCAGGTACCATCCCCACGGCCCAGATCAACGCCTATATCGCCGCCCACCCGCTCAATACCGCGGGTACGATGGCCCAGCAAATGCAACAGATCTATACCCAATTCTGGTTTGGCATTTTCCCGGACGCCCAGGAAGTGTTTGCCACGTATCGCCGCACCGGTTACCCGGCACTGGTACCCAATAATTATCCGGGCAACGTCACGGGCGGCCAGATCTTCAGAAGGATGGAGTATCCGCTCTCCGAGCAAAACCTGAACGCCGCCTCTTATGCCGCGGCGATCGCGCGCCAGGGGCCGGATGATTTTTTGACCCATATATGGTGGGATAAATAA
- a CDS encoding family 20 glycosylhydrolase — MKFSLTMILLGGLAVRAFAQPVLIPAPQTMTLHEGHFAPGTNTTIVADKWFAHEAAALAQLLHVTVAGKGAGAASHQSAIRLSHDSTLSNPEEYVLDITGKTVLIRAKDAEGAFDAVETIRQLLPADGSVAPLPGLHIDDYPTYAWRGMHLDVSRHFFSIQYLQKLIDRLALYKMNKLHLHLSDDQGWRIEIKKYPLLTERGAWRTFNNQDSACMRASKDNPDMAIDPGHIIHKDGKTLYGGFYTQEQMKALVAYAAARHVDIIPEIDMPGHMMAAINNYPFLTCNGENSWGTLFTKPICPCNESTFTFAENVFKEIMSIFPSTYIHIGGDEVDRSDWAKSAACKALMAKEGIKDLPGLQSYFINRMEKFFNANGRKLIGWDEIIEGDVSPSAVVMYWRTWVPAAPAKAAAAGHPVIMAPGEPLYFDRPADQYDLFNVYHFNPSRTAPAVGAQACLWTEMVPTEARADFMTMPRLTALAENLWTHDTTRYTDYLQRLGKEYARMDAMHIHYRLPDLQGLLNDYVFTDAYALTIPSPLPGCTIRYTTDGTAPVVSSPALPATYTVTTNQQLRVAAFSRNGERGDVYTLNFTQQALLDPVATGGQTGLACNFYTGSFKNTARMMEARIDTAFTTDTIAVPDWVHAPAFGIDYTGFIEVPQGGIYTFFLNCDDGGVLHIGPYTTVDNDGNHSARERSGQVALKAGAHPFDLRFIEAGGGYKLRLRYSFNGSAPRDVPGEWFKQP; from the coding sequence ATGAAGTTTTCCTTGACCATGATCCTTTTGGGTGGGCTCGCCGTACGGGCGTTCGCACAACCCGTGTTGATTCCTGCGCCGCAGACCATGACGCTGCATGAGGGGCACTTTGCCCCCGGGACGAACACCACGATCGTCGCAGACAAGTGGTTCGCCCACGAAGCCGCCGCCCTGGCTCAGTTGCTACACGTGACCGTTGCCGGAAAGGGTGCCGGTGCGGCGTCGCACCAAAGCGCCATCCGGTTGTCGCACGACAGCACGCTCAGCAACCCGGAGGAATACGTCCTGGACATCACCGGCAAAACGGTCTTGATCCGCGCCAAAGATGCCGAGGGGGCCTTTGATGCGGTGGAGACGATCCGGCAACTGCTGCCCGCGGATGGGTCGGTGGCGCCCCTACCCGGCCTGCACATCGACGACTACCCCACCTACGCCTGGAGGGGGATGCATCTGGATGTGTCGAGACATTTTTTTTCCATACAATACCTGCAAAAATTGATCGACCGCCTGGCGTTGTATAAGATGAACAAGCTCCACCTTCACCTCTCGGACGACCAGGGCTGGCGGATAGAAATCAAAAAATATCCTTTGCTCACGGAGCGGGGCGCGTGGCGGACCTTTAACAACCAGGATTCGGCTTGTATGCGCGCCAGCAAGGACAACCCGGACATGGCGATCGATCCGGGCCATATCATCCACAAGGACGGCAAGACGTTGTACGGCGGGTTTTATACGCAGGAGCAGATGAAGGCCCTCGTTGCGTATGCGGCGGCGCGGCACGTGGACATCATCCCGGAAATCGACATGCCGGGCCACATGATGGCGGCGATCAACAACTATCCTTTCCTGACGTGTAACGGGGAAAACAGCTGGGGGACGTTGTTTACGAAACCCATCTGCCCGTGTAACGAAAGCACGTTTACCTTTGCCGAGAATGTGTTTAAGGAGATCATGTCCATTTTCCCTTCCACTTATATCCACATCGGGGGTGACGAGGTAGACCGCTCGGACTGGGCGAAATCGGCGGCGTGCAAGGCGTTGATGGCGAAAGAAGGGATTAAAGACCTGCCGGGGTTGCAGAGCTATTTTATCAACCGGATGGAAAAGTTTTTTAACGCCAATGGCCGCAAGCTCATCGGCTGGGACGAGATCATCGAAGGGGACGTCAGCCCCAGCGCGGTGGTGATGTACTGGCGCACCTGGGTACCGGCCGCACCGGCCAAAGCGGCAGCAGCGGGTCATCCCGTGATCATGGCGCCGGGGGAACCTTTGTACTTTGATCGCCCCGCCGATCAATACGACCTGTTCAATGTGTATCACTTCAACCCTTCCCGGACGGCGCCGGCCGTCGGCGCCCAGGCTTGTCTCTGGACGGAAATGGTGCCGACCGAAGCCCGGGCGGACTTTATGACGATGCCTCGGTTGACGGCCCTGGCGGAAAACCTGTGGACACACGATACGACCCGATATACGGACTACCTTCAACGCCTCGGCAAGGAATACGCGCGCATGGATGCGATGCATATTCACTATCGTCTTCCTGATCTTCAGGGGTTGCTCAACGACTATGTGTTTACAGATGCGTATGCGCTGACCATTCCTTCGCCTTTGCCGGGCTGTACGATTCGTTACACGACGGATGGGACGGCGCCGGTGGTTTCCTCCCCTGCCCTGCCTGCCACGTATACCGTAACGACAAACCAACAACTCCGGGTGGCGGCCTTTTCGCGGAACGGCGAGCGGGGGGATGTCTATACGCTGAACTTTACACAGCAGGCGCTGCTGGACCCGGTCGCCACTGGCGGTCAAACAGGTCTGGCCTGCAACTTCTATACAGGTTCGTTTAAGAACACCGCGCGCATGATGGAGGCGCGAATCGACACCGCCTTTACGACCGATACCATCGCGGTCCCGGATTGGGTGCACGCGCCTGCTTTTGGGATCGACTATACCGGCTTCATCGAAGTGCCGCAGGGCGGCATCTATACCTTTTTCCTGAATTGCGACGACGGGGGCGTGTTGCATATCGGCCCTTATACCACCGTGGATAATGACGGCAACCACAGCGCCCGCGAAAGAAGCGGGCAGGTGGCCCTGAAGGCGGGGGCGCATCCGTTTGACCTCCGGTTTATCGAGGCCGGTGGCGGATATAAACTGCGGTTGCGCTATAGCTTTAACGGGTCGGCGCCGCGGGATGTGCCGGGGGAGTGGTTTAAACAACCGTAA
- a CDS encoding SDR family NAD(P)-dependent oxidoreductase, translating into MTHPFRDKTAVITGAGQGIGLEIASRLAAEGASVVLNDVDKNLAHEAAERITAKGGRCTPVPGDASEEAVIEHLVHTAVETYGRLDIAIPNAGITLFGPFLDYPLSSFNALLKVNLAGTFFLAQAAARQMITGGRGGSLLFMSSVTGHQAHRDLAAYGMSKAAIEMLARSLVIELSPHGINVNAVAPGATLTSRTLDTPGYARRWSEITPMGRAATTVDIAEAVLFLVSDAARHITGQCLVVDGGWTAVSPEP; encoded by the coding sequence TTGACCCATCCATTTCGCGATAAAACTGCCGTGATCACCGGTGCCGGACAAGGCATCGGCCTCGAAATCGCCTCCCGGCTGGCCGCCGAGGGCGCCTCCGTCGTCCTCAACGACGTCGACAAAAACCTGGCGCACGAAGCCGCGGAACGCATCACGGCCAAAGGCGGCCGGTGTACCCCGGTTCCGGGCGACGCCTCGGAGGAAGCGGTCATCGAACACCTCGTCCACACCGCGGTGGAGACGTATGGCCGCCTGGACATTGCCATCCCTAATGCAGGGATCACTTTGTTCGGGCCCTTCCTGGACTATCCACTGAGCTCTTTTAACGCATTGCTTAAGGTAAACCTGGCGGGGACCTTTTTCCTTGCACAGGCAGCGGCGCGGCAAATGATTACCGGCGGACGGGGCGGCTCTTTGCTCTTTATGTCGTCGGTGACGGGGCACCAGGCGCACCGGGACCTGGCGGCCTACGGCATGAGCAAGGCGGCCATCGAAATGCTGGCGCGGAGCCTGGTGATCGAGCTCTCGCCGCACGGGATCAACGTCAATGCCGTCGCACCGGGGGCCACGCTCACGAGCAGGACCCTCGATACCCCCGGGTATGCACGGCGCTGGTCGGAGATCACGCCCATGGGGCGGGCGGCCACCACCGTCGATATTGCGGAAGCCGTATTGTTCCTGGTGTCCGATGCGGCCCGGCATATCACCGGGCAATGTCTTGTCGTGGACGGCGGCTGGACAGCAGTCAGCCCCGAGCCGTAG
- a CDS encoding IlvD/Edd family dehydratase, which produces MNPLRSSQWFGKKGKDGFIYRAWMKNQGFPPDEFKDKPVIGICNTWSELTPCNAHFRELAESVKRGVLQAGGFPLEFPVMSLGETLIKPTAMLYRNLASMDVEESIRANPLDGVVLLCGCDKTTPSLVMGACSVDLPALVVSGGAMLTGKFRGRDIATSDVWRLTDGLRSAQVTEEEMNEAEAGMCRSRGHCAVMGTASSMASMVEALGLSLPENAAIPAADARRKVLAQLSGRRIVEMVREDLRLSQVLTREAFENAIRVNAAIGGSSNVVVHLLAIAGRIGVPLELADFDRLSQKIPLLANLQPSGQYYMEDLYYAGGLPAVMKELLPHLHTQALTVNGRTVAENVARFSSLDPDVIAPLDRPFNPLSGIIVLKGNLCEDGAVVKPSAASPHLLQHTGKAVVFENIDDYKARIDDPALVVDANSILVLKSVGPKGYPGMPEVGNMGLPKKLLAEGITDMVRISDGRMSGTAFGTVVLHVSPESAVGGTLALVREGDTIALDIPARTLNLLVSPEELAARRAAWTPAPAEYTRGYVKMYLDHVGQAHTGADFDFLVGGSGAAVLKDSH; this is translated from the coding sequence ATGAACCCCTTGCGCAGCAGCCAATGGTTTGGCAAAAAAGGAAAAGACGGTTTCATCTACCGCGCCTGGATGAAAAACCAGGGCTTCCCCCCGGATGAGTTTAAAGACAAACCGGTCATCGGTATTTGTAATACGTGGTCGGAGCTGACGCCTTGCAACGCGCACTTCCGGGAACTGGCAGAGTCGGTGAAACGGGGGGTGCTCCAGGCGGGTGGTTTCCCGTTGGAATTTCCGGTGATGTCGTTGGGGGAAACCCTGATCAAACCGACGGCCATGTTGTACCGCAACCTGGCGAGCATGGACGTGGAGGAGTCTATACGCGCGAACCCGCTGGACGGGGTGGTGTTGTTGTGTGGTTGTGACAAAACAACGCCCTCGTTGGTGATGGGTGCGTGTAGCGTGGACCTGCCGGCGCTGGTGGTGAGCGGGGGGGCGATGCTGACGGGGAAGTTCCGGGGCAGGGACATTGCCACGAGCGATGTCTGGCGGCTGACGGACGGGCTGCGGTCGGCCCAGGTGACGGAAGAGGAAATGAACGAAGCGGAGGCGGGGATGTGCCGCAGCCGCGGACATTGTGCGGTCATGGGGACGGCTTCGTCGATGGCTTCGATGGTGGAAGCGTTGGGGCTTTCGCTGCCCGAAAACGCAGCGATCCCGGCGGCGGATGCGCGCCGGAAGGTCCTGGCGCAACTGAGCGGGCGGCGGATCGTGGAGATGGTGCGGGAAGACCTGCGGTTGTCGCAGGTCCTGACACGAGAAGCCTTTGAAAATGCGATCCGTGTCAACGCGGCGATCGGGGGGTCTTCCAATGTCGTGGTGCATTTGTTGGCCATTGCGGGGCGGATCGGGGTGCCGCTGGAACTGGCGGATTTCGACCGGTTGTCCCAGAAGATCCCGCTACTGGCGAACCTACAGCCGTCAGGTCAATACTATATGGAAGACCTCTACTACGCCGGGGGGCTTCCGGCGGTCATGAAAGAGCTCCTGCCGCACTTACATACACAGGCATTGACCGTCAACGGGCGGACGGTGGCGGAAAACGTCGCCCGTTTTTCGTCCCTGGACCCGGACGTCATCGCCCCGCTGGACAGGCCGTTCAACCCCTTGTCGGGGATCATCGTCCTGAAAGGGAACCTCTGCGAGGATGGGGCGGTGGTCAAGCCTTCGGCGGCGAGCCCGCACCTGTTGCAACACACCGGCAAGGCGGTCGTTTTTGAAAACATCGACGACTATAAGGCGCGCATCGACGACCCTGCGCTGGTGGTAGACGCGAATAGTATCCTGGTGTTGAAAAGCGTGGGACCCAAAGGTTACCCGGGGATGCCGGAGGTCGGCAACATGGGGTTGCCCAAAAAACTGTTGGCCGAAGGCATCACCGACATGGTACGGATTTCTGACGGACGAATGAGCGGGACGGCCTTTGGCACCGTCGTCCTTCACGTCTCCCCCGAATCGGCGGTGGGCGGCACGCTGGCGCTGGTGCGGGAAGGAGACACCATCGCGCTCGACATACCGGCACGAACGCTTAACCTCCTGGTGTCCCCGGAAGAGCTGGCGGCGCGCCGGGCGGCCTGGACACCGGCCCCGGCGGAGTATACCCGGGGGTATGTAAAGATGTATCTTGACCATGTGGGGCAAGCGCATACGGGCGCGGACTTCGATTTCCTCGTAGGAGGCTCCGGCGCCGCCGTGCTAAAGGATTCACACTGA
- a CDS encoding OmpA/MotB family protein — MKSTLCILFAGALLSGCVATRKFRASQEANATLRADSLAQAQKIAQLESQSQQQQQQISDLNNKVSDLNKQAGQLSSDVANKQNQLGQSQQQLAEQQAKLEHLQALMDQQKRATQEIRKRMGDALTGFSPNELTVSVKNGKVYVSMQESLLFPSGSAVVNPKGKLALGKLAEALNKDTSITVDIEGHTDSVPIHIRYIDNWDLSTSRSNAIVRILTKTYGVDPTRVIASGHSQYDPVETNSTPEGRQLNRRTEVILSPNLDELYRLLETGTE; from the coding sequence ATGAAAAGCACGTTATGCATTCTCTTCGCCGGTGCGCTCCTAAGCGGCTGTGTCGCCACGCGCAAGTTCAGGGCTTCACAGGAGGCCAACGCCACACTTCGCGCGGACAGTCTCGCCCAGGCTCAAAAGATCGCCCAGTTGGAATCGCAGTCGCAGCAACAGCAACAACAGATCAGCGACCTCAATAATAAGGTCTCCGACTTGAACAAACAGGCGGGACAGCTTTCCTCGGACGTAGCCAACAAACAAAACCAGCTCGGCCAAAGTCAGCAACAACTGGCGGAACAACAAGCGAAGCTCGAACACCTCCAGGCCCTGATGGACCAGCAAAAGCGGGCCACCCAGGAGATCCGTAAACGGATGGGCGACGCGCTCACGGGTTTTAGCCCCAACGAGCTTACGGTGTCGGTCAAAAACGGCAAGGTCTATGTGAGCATGCAGGAAAGTCTTTTGTTCCCCTCCGGCAGCGCCGTGGTCAACCCCAAGGGAAAGCTGGCGCTGGGAAAACTGGCCGAAGCGTTGAACAAGGACACCTCCATTACGGTGGACATCGAAGGACATACCGATTCCGTACCCATACACATCCGCTATATCGACAACTGGGACCTGAGCACATCGCGGTCCAACGCCATTGTACGCATTCTGACGAAGACCTACGGAGTAGACCCGACGCGGGTCATTGCTTCGGGGCACAGCCAGTATGATCCGGTGGAGACGAACAGTACCCCGGAGGGGCGGCAGTTGAACCGGAGGACGGAGGTGATCCTCTCACCGAACCTGGATGAGCTCTATCGCTTGCTGGAAACGGGGACGGAGTGA
- a CDS encoding DUF937 domain-containing protein produces the protein MTSILIESVKAFFNEDLRHHISVRLGEHDEDVYLAMGAAPPAFLAALLYRTELSEGPLSFYHLAHQAVGQDLYGWLREWDNGTGGLLAGNALSATGREYVQAVLGEYAEPMTEELARYAGVKNDTGAFLLGLSAFAVLDAAGRYLREAHLDVAAATRWLWDQRDGIVQALPSGLRVAPSLGLKRLPGAGDVSSARRSSLVYGVIAIIILAGLLFYVFKSCTGAPAFGQ, from the coding sequence ATGACGAGCATTCTTATCGAATCCGTAAAGGCCTTTTTTAACGAAGACCTGCGTCACCATATTTCCGTCCGCCTGGGAGAACACGACGAAGACGTTTATCTGGCCATGGGGGCCGCGCCCCCGGCCTTTTTAGCGGCACTATTGTACAGGACCGAACTGTCCGAAGGTCCCTTGTCATTTTATCACCTGGCCCACCAGGCCGTGGGACAGGACCTGTATGGGTGGCTCCGGGAATGGGACAACGGGACCGGTGGGCTTCTTGCCGGCAACGCCCTTTCCGCCACCGGGAGGGAGTATGTCCAAGCGGTGTTGGGAGAATATGCCGAACCCATGACGGAAGAGCTCGCCCGTTACGCGGGGGTAAAAAACGATACCGGCGCCTTCTTACTTGGTCTTTCGGCCTTTGCCGTGCTGGACGCGGCCGGGCGATACCTCCGCGAAGCCCATCTCGACGTAGCCGCCGCGACCCGCTGGCTTTGGGATCAGCGCGACGGCATCGTCCAGGCCCTCCCCAGCGGCTTGCGGGTGGCCCCCTCCTTAGGTCTTAAACGCCTGCCCGGCGCAGGCGATGTATCCTCCGCCCGGCGCAGCTCCCTGGTCTACGGCGTCATCGCCATCATCATCCTCGCCGGGCTCCTTTTTTACGTCTTCAAATCCTGCACCGGGGCACCGGCTTTTGGCCAGTGA
- a CDS encoding VOC family protein, which yields MSNTTTTHPVVHFEIGCRDLEKTTAFYTGIFGWAPTPIPQASLLNTQSPEGIQGHITALGHEPHQYVLFYIRTADIEDSLQKIEAAGGRKVVGPFPLPDGRKFAWFSDPEGNMVGLTT from the coding sequence ATGAGCAACACAACCACAACACATCCCGTCGTGCACTTTGAAATCGGGTGCCGCGACCTGGAAAAGACCACCGCCTTTTATACGGGGATCTTTGGGTGGGCACCGACCCCCATTCCCCAGGCCTCACTCCTGAATACCCAAAGCCCGGAAGGGATACAAGGCCATATCACGGCCTTAGGTCACGAACCCCACCAGTACGTGCTGTTTTATATTCGAACCGCGGATATAGAGGATAGCCTGCAAAAGATCGAAGCGGCCGGTGGCCGGAAGGTCGTGGGGCCGTTCCCGCTGCCGGACGGACGGAAGTTTGCGTGGTTTAGCGATCCGGAAGGGAATATGGTGGGGCTGACGACTTAG
- a CDS encoding dipeptidase — MFTIDAHLDLSMNALEWNRDLRTSVAALRLREKGLFDKPDRGLGTVSLPALREGQVGLVVATQIGRFVAPDNPLPGWHSPAQAWAQTQGQLAWYKAMEDEGEMVMIRDAASLEAHVARWLSGSPGLPIGYILSLEGADSIVTLDHLHRAHAYGLRALGPAHYGPGRYANGTDATGHLNAEGKALLREMAQLGIILDATHLCDDAFWDAMDLYHGPVWASHNNCRALVDHNRQFSDDMIRTLVQKGAVIGGALDAWMMVPGWVRGRSTPEGMGCTLDKLIDHMDHICQIAGNAEHIGLGTDLDGAFGKEQCPADLETITDLNKVPALLSKRGYSAADIENVMHGNWLRFLRKAWG, encoded by the coding sequence ATGTTTACAATAGACGCCCACCTTGACCTTAGCATGAATGCCCTGGAGTGGAACCGTGACCTCCGAACCTCCGTGGCCGCCCTGCGCCTCCGCGAAAAGGGGTTGTTTGATAAACCTGACCGGGGGCTTGGTACGGTTTCCCTGCCTGCCCTCCGGGAGGGGCAGGTCGGGCTCGTGGTGGCTACGCAGATTGGGCGATTTGTGGCGCCGGATAATCCCTTACCGGGGTGGCATTCGCCCGCCCAGGCTTGGGCGCAGACGCAGGGGCAGCTGGCGTGGTATAAAGCGATGGAGGACGAGGGGGAAATGGTGATGATCCGCGATGCGGCTTCTCTGGAGGCGCACGTGGCGCGGTGGCTGTCCGGTTCTCCCGGCCTCCCCATCGGCTACATCCTCAGCCTCGAAGGCGCCGACTCCATAGTCACGCTCGACCACCTGCACCGCGCCCACGCGTACGGCCTCCGGGCGCTGGGGCCCGCCCACTACGGCCCCGGACGTTATGCCAACGGCACCGACGCCACCGGGCACCTGAATGCCGAAGGCAAGGCGCTGCTGCGCGAGATGGCGCAGTTGGGTATCATCCTCGACGCGACGCACCTCTGCGACGACGCCTTCTGGGACGCCATGGACCTCTACCACGGCCCCGTCTGGGCCAGCCACAACAACTGCCGCGCGCTGGTCGATCACAACCGCCAGTTCAGCGACGATATGATCCGCACGCTTGTTCAAAAGGGCGCGGTCATCGGCGGCGCCCTCGACGCCTGGATGATGGTCCCCGGGTGGGTGCGCGGGCGCTCCACACCGGAGGGCATGGGTTGCACCCTCGACAAGCTCATCGACCACATGGACCATATCTGCCAGATCGCGGGCAACGCGGAGCACATCGGTCTTGGCACCGACCTCGACGGGGCCTTTGGCAAGGAGCAATGCCCTGCGGACCTGGAGACCATCACGGACTTGAATAAAGTACCCGCGCTCCTGTCGAAACGGGGATATTCCGCCGCTGATATTGAAAATGTGATGCACGGGAACTGGTTGAGGTTCCTGCGGAAGGCGTGGGGCTAA